In Scleropages formosus chromosome 10, fSclFor1.1, whole genome shotgun sequence, a single genomic region encodes these proteins:
- the LOC108932263 gene encoding G protein-activated inward rectifier potassium channel 4-like, producing MQSLWRTEGFHSQMKMAGDSQVHMDHDMEIGVTPMEVKKLPKHLREAPIATDRTHLIAEPVKKPRQRYVQKDGKCNVHHGNVQETYRYLSDLFTTLVDLKWRFSFFIFTLVYVVNWLFFGLLWWLIALIRGDLVHADEEGWTPCVENLNSFVSAFLFSIETETTIGYGYRVITEKCPEGIVLLLFQAILGSIVNAMMVGCMFVKISQPKNRAETLMFSHKAVISVRDSKLCLMFRVGDLRNSHIVEASIRAKLIRSQQTKEGEFIPLNQTDINIGFDTGDDRLFLVSPLIISHEINEKSPFWELSQAQMEKEEFEIVVILEGMVEATGMTCQARSSYLDTEVLWGYRFTPVLSLEKGFYEVDYNNFHEVYETNTPSCSAKELAAATARESQLLHHFPLLSPEPKPFCNSPLAVLDPLFQEEKAEEGEKGETNGSATALEEQP from the exons ATGCAGTCCCTGTGGAGGACAGAAG GATTTCATTCGCAGATGAAGATGGCAGGAGACTCTCAAGTCCACATGGACCACGATATGGAAATAGGAGTGACACCAATGGAG gTCAAGAAGCTTCCCAAGCATCTTAGAGAGGCTCCTATCGCTACTGATCGCACGCACCTGATTGCGGAACCAGTGAAAAAGCCTAGACAACGGTATGTCCAGAAGGATGGAAAGTGCAATGTTCACCATGGCAATGTCCAGGAGACCTACCGTTACCTTAGTGACCTCTTCACCACACTGGTGGACCTCAAGTGGCGCTTCAGTTTCTTTATATTCACCTTAGTCTACGTGGTCAACTGGCTGTTTTTTGGCCTTTTATGGTGGCTCATTGCACTCATCCGGGGTGATTTGGTGCATGCTGATGAGGAGGGCTGGACTCCCTGCGTGGAAAACCTCAACAGCTTTGtttcagcttttcttttctccattgaAACGGAGACAACCATCGGCTATGGCTATCGAGTTATCACTGAGAAGTGCCCCGAGGGTATCGTCTTGCTGCTCTTCCAGGCCATCCTGGGCTCCATCGTCAATGCAATGATGGTGGGCTGTATGTTTGTCAAGATCTCGCAGCCCAAGAACCGGGCTGAGACACTCATGTTCTCCCACAAGGCCGTCATCTCTGTCAGGGACAGCAAGCTCTGTCTCATGTTCAGGGTTGGGGACCTGCGCAACTCTCACATTGTGGAGGCTTCTATCCGTGCAAAGCTCATCCGCTCACAGCAAACCAAGGAGGGAGAGTTCATCCCACTCAACCAGACAGACATCAACATTGGGTTCGACACAGGTGACGACCGCCTCTTCCTGGTATCGCCGCTCATCATCTCCCATGAGATCAATGAGAAGAGTCCCTTCTGGGAGCTGTCCCAGGCTCAGATGGAAAAGGAAGAGTTTGAGATTGTTGTCATCCTGGAAGGCATGGTGGAGGCCACAG GAATGACATGCCAGGCTCGTAGCTCCTACCTGGACACAGAGGTGTTGTGGGGCTACCGTTTCACCCCAGTGCTCTCCTTGGAGAAGGGCTTCTATGAGGTGGACTACAACAACTTCCATGAAGTCTACGAGACCAACACACCATCCTGCAGTGCCAAGGAGTTGGCAGCTGCTACTGCTCGGGAAAGCCAGCTACTCCACCACTTCCCCCTCCTTTCGCCAGAGCCCAAGCCCTTCTGCAACAGCCCTCTGGCTGTCCTGGACCCCCTTTTTCAGGAGGAGAAGGCAGAAGAAGGGGAGAAAGGAGAAACCAATGGCTCTGCCACAGCACTGGAGGAGCAGCCCTAA